A window from Pseudomonas alloputida encodes these proteins:
- the icd gene encoding NADP-dependent isocitrate dehydrogenase, with the protein MGYQKIKVPTDGTKITVNADHSLNVPDHPIIPYIEGDGIGVDVSPVMIKVVDAAVQKAYGGKRKIAWMEVYAGEKATQVYDQDTWLPQETLDAVRDYVVSIKGPLTTPVGGGIRSLNVALRQQLDLYVCLRPVLWFQGVPSPVKKPGDVDMVIFRENSEDIYAGIEWKAGSPEANKVIKFLKEEMGVTKIRFDQDCGIGVKPVSKEGTKRLVRKALQYVVDNDRESLTLVHKGNIMKFTEGAFKDWGYEVARDEFGAELLDGGPWMKFKNPKTGREVIVKDAIADAMLQQILLRPAEYDVIATLNLNGDYLSDALAAEVGGIGIAPGANLSDTVAMFEATHGTAPKYAGQDKVNPGSVILSAEMMLRHMGWTEAADLIIKGTNGAIAAKTVTYDFERLMEGAKLVSSSGFGDEMIKHM; encoded by the coding sequence ATGGGATACCAGAAAATCAAGGTTCCGACCGACGGCACCAAAATTACCGTCAATGCAGACCATTCGCTTAACGTGCCTGACCATCCGATCATTCCTTACATCGAAGGCGACGGGATCGGCGTCGATGTTTCGCCGGTAATGATCAAGGTGGTCGATGCCGCCGTGCAGAAGGCCTACGGCGGCAAGCGCAAGATTGCCTGGATGGAGGTGTACGCTGGCGAGAAAGCCACCCAGGTGTATGACCAGGATACCTGGCTACCGCAGGAAACCCTCGATGCCGTGCGTGATTATGTGGTATCGATCAAGGGCCCGCTGACCACGCCCGTCGGTGGCGGCATCCGCTCCCTCAACGTGGCCCTGCGCCAGCAACTGGACCTGTATGTATGCCTGCGGCCGGTGCTGTGGTTCCAGGGTGTGCCAAGCCCGGTGAAAAAGCCGGGCGACGTCGACATGGTGATCTTCCGCGAGAACTCCGAAGACATCTATGCCGGCATCGAGTGGAAGGCCGGGTCGCCCGAGGCGAACAAGGTGATCAAGTTTCTCAAGGAGGAAATGGGGGTCACCAAGATCCGCTTCGACCAGGACTGCGGTATCGGCGTCAAGCCGGTGTCGAAGGAGGGTACCAAGCGTCTGGTGCGCAAGGCCCTGCAATACGTGGTGGATAACGACCGCGAATCACTGACCCTGGTGCACAAGGGCAACATCATGAAGTTCACCGAGGGTGCCTTCAAGGACTGGGGGTACGAGGTGGCGCGTGACGAGTTCGGCGCTGAACTGCTTGATGGCGGCCCTTGGATGAAGTTCAAGAACCCCAAGACCGGTCGCGAGGTCATCGTCAAGGACGCCATCGCCGACGCCATGCTGCAGCAGATCCTGCTACGCCCGGCCGAGTACGACGTGATCGCCACCCTCAACCTCAACGGTGACTACCTGTCCGATGCCCTGGCCGCAGAAGTGGGCGGTATCGGCATTGCCCCGGGCGCCAACCTGTCCGACACCGTGGCCATGTTCGAGGCCACTCACGGCACTGCGCCCAAGTATGCCGGGCAGGACAAGGTCAACCCGGGCTCGGTGATCCTCTCGGCAGAGATGATGCTGCGCCACATGGGGTGGACCGAGGCCGCCGACCTGATCATCAAGGGCACCAATGGCGCCATTGCGGCCAAGACCGTGACCTACGATTTCGAGCGATTGATGGAGGGCGCCAAGCTGGTAAGCAGCTCAGGCTTTGGCGATGAAATGATCAAACACATGTAA
- the cspD gene encoding cold shock domain-containing protein CspD, whose translation MASGKVKWFNNAKGYGFINEEGKSDDLFAHYSAIQMDGYKTLKAGQAVVFNIVQGPKGLHAVEIKDAAAAAAEAARALGEPQSETAKA comes from the coding sequence ATGGCAAGCGGTAAAGTCAAGTGGTTCAACAATGCCAAGGGCTATGGATTCATCAATGAGGAAGGTAAATCCGATGACCTGTTCGCCCATTATTCCGCCATCCAAATGGACGGATACAAGACCCTGAAGGCTGGCCAGGCCGTGGTATTCAACATCGTCCAGGGCCCCAAGGGCTTGCACGCCGTTGAAATCAAAGATGCCGCGGCCGCTGCGGCAGAGGCTGCCAGAGCCTTGGGCGAGCCGCAAAGCGAAACTGCAAAAGCCTGA
- a CDS encoding NADP-dependent isocitrate dehydrogenase, with protein sequence MPTRSKIIYTFTDEAPALATYSLLPIIEAFTASADIAVETRDISLAGRILAAFPEQLGAEKQVGDHLAELGQLATTPEANIIKLPNISASVPQLKAAIKELQGKGFNIPDYADEPATAEEKESRARYDRIKGSAVNPVLREGNSDRRAPLSVKNYARKHPHKMGAWAADSKSHVAHMTQGDFYGSEKAALIEADDSLRIELVGKDGSTTVLKEKTAVKAAEVIDCATMSRKALKAFIAEQIADAKAAGVLLSVHLKATMMKVSDPIMFGVIVEEFYNDVLTKHAAALAEVGFNANNGIGDLYARIKDLPADKQAEIEADIQALYAERPALAMVNSDKGITNLHVPSDVIVDASMPAMIRDSGKMWNAAGELQDAKAVIPDRCYAGIYQATIEDCKVNGAFDPTTMGSVPNVGLMAQKAEEYGSHDKTFQIKADGVVRVVDGKGNVVLEQNVEAGDIFRMCQTKDAPIQDWVKLAVNRARLSNTPAVFWLDPARAHDGVMIEKVQKYLKDHDTTGLDIRILAPVDAIKFSLARIREGKDTISVTGNVLRDYLTDLFPIMELGTSAKMLSIVPLMNGGGLFETGAGGSAPKHVQQLVEENFLRWDSLGEFLALAASLEHLGNTYDNPRAKVLANTLDQATGKFLDTNKSPSRKVGGIDNRGSHFYLTLYWAEALAAQTDDAALQARFAPLAKTLAENEATIVAELNAVQGKPADIGGYYAPDAELTAKVMRPSQTLNSAIAAL encoded by the coding sequence ATGCCCACCCGTTCCAAGATCATCTATACCTTCACCGACGAAGCCCCCGCCCTCGCCACTTACTCGCTGCTGCCGATCATCGAAGCGTTCACCGCTTCGGCTGACATCGCTGTCGAAACTCGCGACATTTCCCTGGCTGGCCGTATCCTTGCCGCCTTCCCGGAGCAACTGGGCGCAGAGAAGCAAGTAGGCGATCACCTGGCGGAACTGGGCCAGCTGGCTACCACCCCTGAAGCCAACATCATCAAGCTGCCGAACATCAGCGCCTCGGTACCGCAGCTCAAAGCCGCGATCAAGGAACTGCAAGGCAAGGGCTTCAACATCCCTGACTACGCCGACGAGCCGGCCACCGCGGAAGAAAAAGAATCCCGCGCCCGCTACGACCGCATCAAGGGCTCCGCCGTGAACCCGGTGCTGCGCGAAGGCAACTCCGACCGCCGCGCGCCGCTGTCGGTCAAGAACTACGCCCGCAAGCACCCACACAAGATGGGCGCCTGGGCCGCTGACTCCAAGTCGCACGTTGCCCACATGACCCAGGGCGACTTCTACGGCAGCGAAAAAGCCGCACTGATCGAAGCTGACGACAGCCTGCGCATCGAGCTGGTCGGCAAAGACGGCAGCACCACCGTGCTGAAAGAAAAGACCGCCGTCAAAGCCGCCGAAGTCATCGACTGCGCCACCATGAGCCGCAAGGCCCTGAAAGCCTTCATCGCCGAGCAGATCGCCGATGCCAAGGCCGCTGGCGTGCTGCTGTCGGTGCACCTGAAAGCCACCATGATGAAGGTCTCCGACCCGATCATGTTCGGCGTCATCGTCGAAGAATTCTACAACGACGTGCTGACCAAGCACGCCGCTGCCCTGGCCGAAGTAGGCTTCAACGCCAACAACGGTATCGGCGACCTGTACGCCCGCATCAAGGACCTGCCAGCCGACAAGCAGGCCGAGATCGAAGCCGACATCCAGGCCCTGTACGCAGAGCGCCCAGCCCTGGCCATGGTCAACTCCGACAAAGGCATCACCAACCTGCACGTGCCGAGCGACGTGATCGTCGACGCCTCGATGCCGGCCATGATCCGTGACTCGGGCAAGATGTGGAACGCCGCAGGCGAACTGCAAGACGCCAAGGCCGTGATCCCGGACCGCTGCTACGCCGGCATCTACCAGGCCACCATCGAAGACTGCAAGGTCAACGGTGCCTTCGACCCGACCACCATGGGCAGCGTGCCGAACGTTGGCCTGATGGCGCAGAAAGCCGAAGAGTATGGCTCCCACGACAAGACCTTCCAGATCAAGGCTGACGGCGTGGTTCGCGTAGTCGATGGCAAGGGCAACGTCGTGCTGGAGCAGAACGTCGAAGCCGGTGACATCTTCCGCATGTGCCAGACCAAGGACGCGCCGATCCAGGATTGGGTCAAGCTGGCCGTCAACCGTGCCCGCCTGAGCAACACCCCGGCGGTGTTCTGGCTGGACCCGGCTCGTGCCCACGACGGCGTCATGATCGAGAAGGTGCAGAAGTACCTGAAAGATCACGACACCACCGGCCTGGACATCCGTATCCTGGCACCGGTCGACGCCATCAAGTTCTCCCTGGCCCGCATCCGCGAAGGCAAGGACACCATCTCGGTGACCGGCAACGTGCTGCGCGACTACCTGACCGACCTGTTCCCGATCATGGAACTGGGCACAAGCGCCAAGATGCTGTCGATCGTGCCGCTGATGAACGGCGGTGGCCTGTTCGAAACCGGCGCCGGCGGTTCGGCTCCGAAGCACGTGCAACAGCTGGTTGAAGAGAACTTCCTGCGTTGGGACTCGCTGGGTGAATTCCTGGCCCTGGCCGCTTCCCTGGAGCACCTGGGCAACACCTACGACAACCCGCGCGCCAAGGTTCTGGCCAACACCCTGGACCAGGCTACCGGCAAGTTCCTCGACACCAACAAGTCGCCATCGCGCAAAGTCGGCGGTATCGACAACCGCGGTAGCCACTTCTACCTGACCCTGTACTGGGCCGAGGCCCTGGCCGCTCAGACGGACGACGCTGCCCTGCAGGCACGCTTCGCACCACTGGCAAAAACCCTGGCCGAGAACGAAGCGACCATCGTCGCCGAGCTCAACGCCGTTCAGGGCAAGCCAGCCGACATCGGCGGCTACTACGCCCCGGATGCCGAGCTGACCGCCAAGGTGATGCGCCCAAGCCAGACCCTGAACAGCGCCATCGCTGCCCTGTAA
- the mnmA gene encoding tRNA 2-thiouridine(34) synthase MnmA: MTSPALKDPAKTRVIVGMSGGVDSSVSALLLIEQGYQVEGLFMKNWEEDDGTEYCTAREDLADAQAVCDRIGIKLHTANFAAEYWDNVFEHFLEEYKAGRTPNPDILCNREIKFKAFLDYALSLGADLIATGHYVRRRDTGALTELLKGLDPNKDQSYFLHAVGGQEIARTLFPVGELEKPEVRAIAEKHGLATAKKKDSTGICFIGERRFSDFLKQYLPAQPGDIETTEGEVIGRHHGLMYHTIGQRQGLGIGGLKDASDEPWYVLHKDLARNVLVVGQGNEHPWLFSRALLASEIFWVNPVDLGSPRQLTAKVRYRQSDQRCTLERTASGYRAVFDEPQRAVTPGQSVVFYDGEVCLGGGVIEAAEPWSPRA, translated from the coding sequence ATGACCAGCCCAGCACTTAAAGACCCCGCCAAGACCCGCGTCATCGTCGGCATGTCCGGCGGCGTGGACTCTTCCGTCTCAGCCCTTCTGCTCATCGAGCAGGGCTACCAGGTGGAAGGGCTGTTCATGAAGAACTGGGAAGAGGACGACGGCACCGAATACTGCACCGCCCGTGAAGACCTGGCCGACGCCCAGGCCGTGTGCGACCGTATCGGCATCAAGCTGCACACCGCCAACTTCGCCGCCGAATACTGGGACAACGTGTTCGAGCACTTCCTTGAGGAGTACAAGGCCGGCCGCACACCCAACCCCGACATCCTCTGCAACCGCGAAATCAAGTTCAAGGCGTTCCTCGACTACGCCCTGTCGCTGGGTGCCGACCTGATCGCCACCGGCCACTATGTGCGCCGCCGCGATACTGGCGCGCTCACCGAACTGCTCAAGGGCCTGGACCCGAACAAGGACCAGAGCTACTTCCTGCACGCCGTCGGCGGCCAGGAAATCGCCCGCACACTGTTCCCGGTCGGCGAACTGGAAAAGCCCGAAGTACGCGCCATCGCCGAAAAACACGGCCTGGCCACCGCCAAGAAGAAAGATTCCACCGGCATCTGCTTCATTGGCGAGCGCCGCTTCAGCGACTTCCTCAAGCAGTACCTGCCGGCCCAGCCGGGCGACATCGAAACCACCGAAGGTGAAGTGATCGGCCGCCACCATGGCCTGATGTACCACACCATCGGCCAGCGCCAGGGCCTGGGCATTGGCGGCCTGAAGGATGCCAGTGACGAGCCGTGGTACGTGCTGCACAAGGACCTGGCCCGCAACGTGCTGGTGGTCGGCCAGGGCAACGAGCACCCATGGCTGTTCTCCCGCGCCCTGCTGGCCTCGGAAATTTTCTGGGTCAACCCGGTCGACCTCGGCAGCCCACGGCAGTTGACTGCCAAGGTGCGCTACCGCCAGAGCGACCAGCGATGCACCCTGGAACGCACCGCCAGCGGCTACCGCGCCGTGTTCGACGAGCCTCAGCGCGCCGTGACGCCGGGCCAGTCGGTGGTGTTCTACGACGGCGAAGTGTGCCTGGGCGGCGGCGTGATCGAGGCTGCCGAGCCGTGGAGCCCGCGCGCATGA
- the infA gene encoding translation initiation factor IF-1: protein MSKEDSFEMEGTVVDTLPNTMFRVELENGHVVTAHISGKMRKNYIRILTGDKVRVELTPYDLSKGRITYRAR from the coding sequence ATGTCGAAAGAAGACAGCTTCGAAATGGAAGGTACTGTCGTCGACACCCTGCCCAACACCATGTTCCGCGTGGAGTTGGAAAACGGGCACGTCGTAACCGCGCACATCTCCGGAAAGATGCGCAAGAACTACATCCGCATTCTCACTGGCGACAAGGTCCGCGTCGAACTGACGCCGTACGACCTGAGCAAGGGCCGCATCACCTACCGTGCGCGCTAA
- the hflD gene encoding high frequency lysogenization protein HflD, which translates to MSNLQEQLIALGGVFQAAVLVDRIARTGQASEANIGCMLGSLLVRDPKDTLEVFGGDDLNLRDGYRALIGALERDPNSLQREPLRYALSMLGLERQLNKRGDLLDTIGNRLPQIQSQAEHFGLVHENVIASSGALYQDTLSTLRQRIQVHGDMRFLQQPNNASKIRALLLAGIRAARLWRQLGGHRWQLVFSRRKLLNELYDMMRSPN; encoded by the coding sequence ATGAGCAACCTGCAGGAGCAGCTGATCGCGTTGGGTGGTGTGTTCCAGGCCGCCGTGCTTGTCGACCGCATCGCCCGCACCGGCCAGGCCAGTGAAGCCAATATCGGCTGCATGCTGGGCAGCCTGCTGGTGCGCGACCCCAAGGACACCCTGGAGGTGTTCGGCGGTGATGACCTGAACCTGCGCGACGGCTACCGAGCGCTGATCGGCGCCCTCGAGCGCGACCCCAACAGCCTGCAACGCGAGCCGCTGCGCTACGCCCTGTCGATGCTGGGCCTGGAGCGCCAGCTGAACAAACGTGGCGACCTGCTGGACACCATCGGCAACCGCCTGCCGCAAATCCAGTCGCAGGCCGAGCATTTCGGCCTGGTTCACGAAAACGTCATCGCTTCCAGTGGAGCCTTGTATCAGGACACCCTGAGCACCTTGCGCCAGCGCATCCAGGTGCATGGCGACATGCGCTTCCTGCAGCAGCCCAACAATGCCTCGAAGATCCGCGCCCTGCTGCTGGCCGGCATCCGCGCCGCGCGACTGTGGCGGCAGCTGGGCGGGCACCGTTGGCAGCTGGTGTTCAGCCGGCGCAAGTTGCTGAACGAACTGTACGACATGATGCGCAGCCCCAACTGA
- the clpA gene encoding ATP-dependent Clp protease ATP-binding subunit ClpA has translation MLNRELEVTLNLAFKEARSKRHEFMTVEHLLLALLDNEAAATVLRACGANLDKLKHDLQEFIDSTTPLIPVNDEDRETQPTLGFQRVLQRAVFHVQSSGKREVTGANVLVAIFSEQESQAVFLLKQQSVARIDVVNYIAHGISKVPGHGAQSESEQDMQDDEGGETSSSSNPLDAYASNLNELARAGRIDPLVGREQEVERVAQILARRRKNNPLLVGEAGVGKTAIAEGLAKRIVDGQVPDLLAQSVVYSLDLGALLAGTKYRGDFEKRFKALLGELRKRPQAILFIDEIHTIIGAGAASGGVMDASNLLKPLLSSGEIRCIGSTTFQEFRGIFEKDRALARRFQKVDVSEPSVEDTVGILRGLKGRFESHHNIEYSDEALRAAAELASRYINDRHMPDKAIDVIDEAGAYQRLQPEASRVKRIDVPQVEDIVAKIARIPPKHVTSSDKELLRNLERDLKLTVFGQDQAIDSLATAIKLSRAGLKSPDKPVGSFLFAGPTGVGKTEAARQLAKALGVELVRFDMSEYMERHTVSRLIGAPPGYVGFDQGGLLTEAITKQPHCVLLLDEIEKAHPEVFNLLLQVMDHGTLTDNNGRKADFRNVILIMTTNAGAETAARASIGFTHQDHASDAMEVIRKSFTPEFRNRLDTIIQFGRLSTETIKSIVDKFLIELQAQLEDKRVLLEVSDEARGWLAVSGYDVQMGARPMARLIQDKIKRPLAEEILFGELAEHGGVVHVDLRDGELVFDFETTAEVA, from the coding sequence ATGTTAAACCGCGAGCTCGAAGTCACCCTCAATCTTGCCTTCAAGGAGGCCCGTTCGAAGCGTCATGAGTTCATGACCGTCGAGCATCTGCTGCTGGCACTCCTTGACAATGAGGCTGCCGCGACCGTTCTGCGCGCCTGTGGCGCCAATCTCGACAAGCTCAAGCATGACCTGCAAGAGTTCATCGACTCCACCACGCCGTTGATCCCTGTCAACGACGAAGACCGTGAAACCCAGCCGACCCTGGGCTTCCAGCGCGTGCTGCAGCGTGCCGTGTTCCACGTGCAAAGCTCTGGCAAGCGCGAAGTGACCGGCGCCAACGTGCTGGTGGCGATCTTCAGCGAACAGGAAAGCCAGGCCGTGTTCCTGCTCAAGCAGCAGAGCGTGGCCCGTATCGACGTGGTCAACTACATCGCCCATGGCATCTCCAAGGTGCCAGGGCATGGTGCACAGTCTGAAAGCGAGCAGGACATGCAGGACGATGAGGGGGGCGAAACCTCCTCTTCGAGCAACCCACTGGACGCCTACGCCAGCAACCTGAACGAGCTGGCCCGTGCCGGCCGTATCGATCCGCTGGTAGGTCGCGAGCAGGAAGTGGAGCGTGTGGCGCAAATCCTCGCTCGTCGGCGCAAGAACAACCCGCTGTTGGTGGGTGAGGCAGGCGTGGGCAAGACGGCCATCGCCGAAGGCCTGGCCAAACGCATCGTCGATGGTCAGGTGCCTGACCTGCTGGCGCAGAGCGTGGTGTACTCCCTTGATCTGGGCGCCTTGCTGGCCGGTACCAAATACCGTGGTGACTTCGAGAAGCGCTTCAAGGCGCTGCTCGGTGAGCTGCGCAAGCGTCCGCAGGCCATCCTGTTCATCGACGAAATTCACACCATCATCGGCGCCGGTGCGGCGTCGGGCGGGGTGATGGATGCCTCCAACCTGCTCAAGCCGCTGCTGTCGTCGGGTGAAATCCGCTGCATCGGTTCGACTACGTTCCAGGAGTTTCGCGGCATCTTCGAGAAGGATCGTGCCCTGGCGCGTCGCTTCCAGAAGGTGGATGTCAGCGAGCCATCGGTCGAAGACACCGTGGGCATTCTGCGCGGCCTGAAAGGGCGTTTCGAAAGCCACCACAACATCGAGTACAGCGACGAAGCCCTGCGCGCCGCTGCCGAACTGGCTTCGCGCTACATCAATGACCGACACATGCCTGACAAGGCCATCGATGTGATCGACGAGGCTGGCGCCTACCAGCGCCTGCAGCCAGAGGCCAGTCGCGTCAAGCGCATTGATGTGCCGCAAGTAGAGGACATCGTCGCCAAGATTGCGCGAATTCCGCCGAAGCACGTCACCAGTTCCGACAAGGAGCTGCTGCGCAACCTTGAGCGCGACCTGAAACTGACCGTGTTTGGCCAGGACCAGGCAATCGACTCGCTGGCCACCGCGATCAAGTTGTCCCGTGCCGGCCTCAAGTCGCCAGACAAGCCGGTGGGTTCGTTCCTGTTCGCCGGCCCTACCGGCGTCGGCAAGACCGAAGCGGCGCGGCAATTGGCCAAGGCGCTGGGTGTGGAGTTGGTGCGTTTCGACATGTCTGAGTACATGGAGCGCCACACCGTGTCGCGTTTGATTGGTGCGCCGCCGGGTTATGTCGGTTTCGACCAGGGTGGCTTGTTGACCGAGGCAATCACCAAACAGCCGCACTGCGTATTGTTGCTCGACGAAATCGAGAAGGCCCACCCGGAAGTCTTCAATCTGCTGCTGCAGGTGATGGACCACGGTACCCTGACCGACAACAACGGGCGCAAGGCCGACTTCCGTAACGTGATCCTGATCATGACCACCAACGCCGGTGCAGAAACTGCGGCGCGGGCGTCGATCGGCTTTACTCATCAGGACCACGCGTCCGATGCCATGGAAGTGATCCGCAAGAGCTTCACGCCAGAGTTCCGCAACCGTCTGGATACCATCATCCAGTTTGGCCGCCTGAGCACGGAGACCATCAAAAGCATCGTCGACAAGTTCCTTATCGAATTGCAGGCGCAGCTGGAAGACAAGCGTGTGCTGCTGGAAGTCAGCGATGAAGCACGCGGTTGGCTGGCGGTTTCGGGCTATGACGTGCAGATGGGCGCGCGGCCAATGGCGCGGCTGATCCAGGACAAGATCAAGCGGCCGCTGGCCGAGGAGATCCTGTTTGGCGAGCTGGCCGAGCATGGTGGCGTGGTGCATGTCGACCTGCGCGATGGCGAACTGGTGTTCGACTTCGAAACCACGGCTGAGGTCGCGTGA
- the purB gene encoding adenylosuccinate lyase codes for MQLSSLTAVSPVDGRYAGKTQALRPIFSEFGLIRFRALVEVRWLQRLAAHPQIGEVPAFSAEANALLDSLATDFKLEHAERVKEIERTTNHDVKAIEYLLKEQAAKLPELAKVSEFIHFACTSEDINNLSHALMLRAGRDEVLLPLMRQVADAIRALAHAHAEVPMLSRTHGQPASPTTLGKELANVVYRLERQIAQVAAVPLLGKINGAVGNYNAHLSAYSQIDWEENARAFIEDELGLQFNPYTTQIEPHDYIAELFDAIARFNTILIDFDRDVWGYISLGYFKQKTVAGEIGSSTMPHKVNPIDFENSEGNLGIANALFQHLASKLPISRWQRDLTDSTVLRNLGVGFAHSVIAFEASLKGIGKLEVNEARIAADLDACWEVLAEPIQTVMRRFNIENPYEKLKELTRGKGITPEALLTFIDGLDMPAEAKAELKQLTPATYIGNAAAQAKRI; via the coding sequence ATGCAGCTTTCTTCGCTCACTGCGGTTTCCCCTGTAGACGGCCGTTATGCCGGCAAAACCCAGGCCTTGCGCCCCATTTTCAGCGAATTCGGCCTGATCCGTTTCCGCGCCCTGGTCGAAGTGCGCTGGCTGCAGCGCCTGGCCGCCCACCCGCAAATCGGCGAAGTGCCGGCGTTCTCCGCCGAAGCCAACGCCCTGCTGGACAGCCTGGCCACCGATTTCAAGCTGGAGCACGCCGAGCGCGTCAAGGAAATCGAGCGCACCACCAACCACGACGTCAAGGCCATTGAATACCTCCTCAAGGAGCAGGCCGCCAAGCTGCCTGAGCTGGCCAAGGTCAGCGAGTTCATCCACTTCGCCTGCACCAGCGAGGACATCAACAACCTGTCCCACGCCCTGATGCTGCGCGCCGGCCGTGACGAAGTGCTGCTGCCGCTGATGCGCCAGGTCGCCGACGCCATCCGCGCCCTGGCCCACGCCCACGCCGAAGTGCCAATGCTGTCGCGCACCCACGGCCAGCCGGCTTCGCCGACCACCCTGGGTAAAGAGCTGGCCAACGTCGTGTACCGCCTGGAGCGCCAGATCGCCCAGGTTGCCGCCGTGCCGCTGCTGGGCAAGATCAACGGCGCCGTGGGCAACTACAACGCCCACCTGTCGGCCTACTCGCAGATCGACTGGGAAGAGAACGCCCGCGCCTTCATCGAAGACGAGCTGGGCCTGCAGTTCAACCCGTACACCACCCAGATCGAGCCGCACGACTACATCGCCGAGCTGTTCGACGCCATCGCCCGCTTCAACACCATCCTGATCGACTTCGACCGTGATGTGTGGGGCTACATTTCGCTGGGTTACTTCAAGCAGAAGACCGTCGCCGGCGAAATCGGTTCGTCGACCATGCCGCACAAGGTCAACCCGATCGACTTCGAAAACTCCGAAGGCAACCTGGGTATCGCCAACGCGCTGTTCCAGCACCTGGCCAGCAAGCTGCCGATCTCGCGCTGGCAGCGTGACCTGACCGACTCCACCGTGCTGCGCAACCTGGGCGTGGGCTTTGCCCACAGCGTCATCGCCTTCGAGGCCAGCCTGAAAGGCATCGGCAAGCTGGAAGTCAACGAAGCTCGCATCGCCGCCGACCTGGACGCCTGCTGGGAAGTGCTGGCCGAGCCGATCCAGACCGTGATGCGCCGCTTCAACATCGAAAACCCCTACGAGAAGCTCAAAGAGCTGACCCGTGGCAAGGGCATCACCCCAGAAGCGCTGCTGACCTTCATCGACGGCCTGGACATGCCAGCCGAAGCCAAGGCCGAGCTCAAGCAGCTGACCCCCGCTACCTACATCGGTAACGCGGCAGCCCAGGCCAAACGCATCTAA
- the clpS gene encoding ATP-dependent Clp protease adapter ClpS, with the protein MHAPSEIRLTFNQDRPQSNEDDGSGLAVQEAKPILQAPPMYKVVLFNDDYTPMDFVVEVLETFFSLNRELATKIMLTVHTEGRAVCGLFTRDIAETKAMQVNQYARESQHPLLCEIEKDG; encoded by the coding sequence ATGCATGCACCTAGTGAGATTCGACTAACATTCAATCAGGATCGCCCGCAATCGAATGAGGACGACGGCTCAGGTCTTGCAGTTCAGGAAGCCAAGCCGATCCTGCAGGCGCCACCGATGTACAAGGTGGTTTTGTTCAACGATGACTACACACCAATGGATTTCGTCGTCGAAGTGCTCGAGACGTTCTTCAGTCTGAACCGCGAGCTGGCGACCAAGATCATGCTGACCGTCCATACCGAGGGGCGGGCAGTGTGCGGATTGTTTACCCGTGACATCGCCGAAACAAAGGCCATGCAGGTCAACCAATACGCCAGGGAAAGCCAGCATCCGCTACTCTGTGAAATCGAGAAGGACGGTTAA
- a CDS encoding NUDIX hydrolase — MTWQPHITVATIVEHEGKFLFVEEFKANQHVFNQPAGHLEPNETLPQAALRETLEETAWEVELTGVVGIYLYTAPSNGVTYQRVCFAARPVRHHADLALDSDIVRAVWLTRDELLADPTRWRSELVPRCLDDYLKGPLHSLDLLRD; from the coding sequence ATGACCTGGCAACCCCACATCACCGTCGCCACCATCGTCGAGCACGAAGGCAAGTTCCTCTTCGTCGAGGAATTCAAAGCCAACCAGCACGTCTTCAACCAGCCTGCCGGCCACCTCGAACCCAACGAGACCCTGCCCCAGGCCGCCCTGCGCGAAACCCTGGAAGAAACCGCCTGGGAAGTCGAGCTGACCGGCGTGGTCGGCATCTACCTGTACACCGCCCCCAGCAACGGCGTGACCTACCAGCGCGTCTGCTTCGCCGCCCGCCCCGTGCGCCATCACGCCGACCTGGCACTGGACAGCGATATCGTCCGCGCCGTGTGGCTGACCCGCGACGAACTGCTGGCCGACCCCACTCGCTGGCGCAGCGAGCTGGTGCCGCGCTGCCTGGATGACTACCTCAAAGGCCCGCTGCACAGCCTCGACCTGCTACGCGACTGA